In Pseudomonas flavescens, the sequence GGCCCACCGCCATTCCCGTGGCTGTCAGTCAGCTAATTCCGGTACGGGCGTCGTGATGGCATGGACCGCGGAGCGGTTTGGGAGAGCGATGCATGGCATCCGTTGAATACAGCGCCGTTCTGAACGGCAGTGCGCAGCAAACCTGGCAGGTGCTGAGGCAGTTCGGTGGTATCGCCACCTGGCATCCGGCGATCGCCCGAAGCGAAATGGAGGATGGCAGGTCGGAGCGCGCCGTCGGTGCGATCCGCCGGCTCGTTCTCACGGACGGGGCGATATTGCGTGAGCGACTGCTGTCGATGGATGAAACCGACATGAGTCTTTCCTACCAGTTCGAAGAGTCGCCTCTGCCTCTCGATAATTATCGCGCACAGGTAAGGGTGCTCGGCGCAGATGACGGTTCCCGATGCGTGGTCGAGTGGAAGGCGACCTTCGATGTGCGCGAAGCGGGTACCACCGCCCATTTCGAAGGTGTGATCAACGAGTTGATCATCGGCGGCCATAACAGCCTGGCGGCTTTCCTGCAAAAATGACCGTCGGCTGCGGAGCCCGGTTGGCGACCGATGTCGCCATGGCAATCATGCTGCGGTACCGGGTGGTTGACCTGATGGTCGACCGCCCGGTTAGCTTGTCGTTATCTGAAAATGGGCATCGGGCCTGACGGCCCCTGAGCCTTTTTC encodes:
- a CDS encoding SRPBCC family protein; the encoded protein is MASVEYSAVLNGSAQQTWQVLRQFGGIATWHPAIARSEMEDGRSERAVGAIRRLVLTDGAILRERLLSMDETDMSLSYQFEESPLPLDNYRAQVRVLGADDGSRCVVEWKATFDVREAGTTAHFEGVINELIIGGHNSLAAFLQK